Proteins from one Algicella marina genomic window:
- the leuS gene encoding leucine--tRNA ligase produces MSRLNAREIEPKWQAAWEEAAVFTAEQDPSRPKYYVLEMFPYPSGRIHMGHVRNYTMGDVVARYKLVNGFSVLHPMGWDAFGMPAENAAIEKKTHPGTWTYQNIADMRDQMKPLGLSIDWSREFATCDPEYYGQQQALFLDMMEAGLVYRRNATVNWDPVDMTVLANEQVENGRGWRSGALVERKELTQWFFKISEYSEELLAALDTLTDWPEKVRLMQANWIGKSRGLQFAFDVLGAPAGFERLEVYTTRPDTLMGASFAAISPDHPLARTLEAERADIAAFNTECRQIGTSEEALETAEKKGFDTGLKVAHPLDPDWHLPVYIANFILMDYGTGAIFGCPAHDQRDLDFARKYGLDVIDTFVALEGGTPVENEAYTPPKTETVHFTKPIAGGPDMTGNEAIDAAIAFCEQKGFGKGVTKFRLRDWGVSRQRYWGCPIPVVHCDDCGVVPEKKENLPVRLPDDVSLDQPGNPLNRHPTWRDVPCPACGKPAKRETDTMDTFVDSSWYFARFTAPRAETPTDLAAAEYWMNVDQYIGGVEHAILHLLYSRFFARAMQRTGHLPESAVEPFNALFTQGMVCHETYALPGEGRTRWVAPDEVIRTDDGATLRATGEKVIVGPSIKMSKSKRNVVDPVDIVDQYGADTARWFVMSDSPPERDVEWTAAGADATWKHLQRVWRLADEIRTVEAADGESEESLTLRRTTHRTIRDVTDGIEGFAFNKSLAKLYELTNAIAKAAGDAPGLAVARREAIAVMAQLMQPFTPHLAEEIWAALGGSGLVAQAPWPKPEENLLVEDSVTLPIQINGKRRTEITVPAAADKSTVEALALEDAAVQRALDGATPKKIIVVPGRIVNVVV; encoded by the coding sequence ATGTCCCGCCTGAATGCGCGCGAGATCGAACCCAAATGGCAGGCCGCGTGGGAGGAAGCAGCTGTTTTTACAGCCGAGCAAGATCCCTCCCGGCCAAAATACTACGTGCTGGAGATGTTCCCCTATCCCTCCGGCCGTATCCACATGGGCCATGTGCGCAACTATACGATGGGTGACGTTGTCGCCCGCTACAAGTTGGTGAATGGCTTTTCCGTCCTGCACCCGATGGGATGGGACGCCTTCGGTATGCCGGCCGAAAATGCCGCAATCGAAAAGAAGACCCACCCCGGCACCTGGACGTACCAGAACATCGCCGACATGCGCGACCAGATGAAGCCGCTGGGCCTGTCCATCGACTGGTCCCGTGAATTCGCCACCTGCGATCCGGAATACTACGGCCAGCAGCAGGCTCTTTTCCTCGACATGATGGAAGCGGGCCTCGTCTACCGCCGCAACGCCACCGTGAACTGGGATCCGGTGGATATGACAGTTCTGGCCAACGAACAGGTGGAGAACGGGCGCGGTTGGCGCTCGGGTGCGCTGGTCGAGCGCAAGGAACTCACGCAGTGGTTCTTCAAGATCTCCGAATATTCCGAAGAGCTTCTGGCAGCGCTCGACACGCTGACCGACTGGCCCGAAAAGGTGCGCCTGATGCAGGCCAACTGGATCGGAAAGAGCCGTGGTTTGCAATTCGCCTTCGACGTGCTAGGCGCCCCCGCAGGCTTCGAGCGGCTGGAGGTCTATACCACGCGCCCAGACACGCTGATGGGCGCGAGCTTTGCCGCGATCTCGCCCGATCACCCGCTGGCCAGGACGCTGGAGGCCGAGCGCGCCGACATCGCCGCCTTCAACACCGAATGCCGCCAGATCGGCACCTCGGAGGAAGCGCTGGAGACGGCCGAGAAGAAGGGCTTCGACACCGGGCTGAAAGTGGCGCATCCACTCGACCCCGATTGGCACCTGCCCGTCTACATCGCCAACTTCATCTTGATGGATTACGGCACGGGCGCGATCTTCGGCTGCCCCGCCCACGACCAGCGAGACCTTGATTTCGCTCGAAAATACGGGCTCGATGTGATCGACACCTTCGTCGCGCTCGAAGGCGGCACGCCGGTCGAGAACGAGGCCTACACCCCGCCGAAAACGGAAACGGTGCACTTCACCAAACCGATTGCCGGCGGGCCGGACATGACCGGTAATGAGGCCATCGACGCGGCCATAGCCTTCTGCGAACAGAAGGGCTTTGGCAAAGGCGTCACCAAGTTCCGCCTGCGCGACTGGGGCGTCTCACGCCAGCGCTACTGGGGTTGCCCGATCCCGGTGGTGCATTGCGACGATTGTGGCGTGGTGCCGGAGAAGAAGGAAAACCTGCCCGTCCGCCTGCCGGACGACGTAAGCCTCGATCAGCCCGGCAACCCGCTGAACCGTCACCCGACATGGCGAGACGTACCGTGCCCCGCCTGTGGCAAGCCGGCCAAGCGTGAGACCGACACGATGGACACTTTCGTCGACAGCTCGTGGTACTTCGCCCGCTTCACCGCACCTCGCGCCGAAACGCCGACGGACTTGGCGGCAGCCGAATACTGGATGAACGTCGATCAGTATATCGGCGGGGTCGAGCACGCGATCCTGCACCTGCTCTACTCGCGTTTTTTCGCCCGCGCGATGCAACGCACGGGCCACCTGCCTGAAAGCGCGGTGGAGCCGTTCAACGCGCTGTTCACTCAAGGCATGGTGTGCCACGAAACCTACGCGCTGCCGGGCGAAGGCCGGACACGCTGGGTTGCACCGGATGAGGTGATCCGCACAGACGATGGCGCAACTCTGCGGGCAACCGGTGAAAAAGTTATCGTCGGCCCGTCGATAAAGATGTCGAAATCAAAGCGGAATGTCGTCGATCCTGTCGATATTGTTGATCAGTACGGAGCAGACACCGCCCGTTGGTTCGTGATGTCGGACAGCCCGCCGGAACGCGATGTGGAGTGGACGGCAGCAGGTGCGGACGCGACATGGAAGCACCTGCAACGCGTTTGGCGCTTGGCCGACGAAATCCGCACGGTTGAGGCGGCAGACGGCGAGAGCGAGGAATCGCTGACCCTGCGCCGGACCACCCATCGTACGATCCGTGACGTGACTGACGGGATCGAAGGCTTTGCTTTTAACAAGTCGCTGGCCAAACTCTACGAACTGACCAACGCCATTGCGAAAGCCGCAGGTGATGCTCCGGGCCTTGCGGTCGCCAGACGCGAGGCGATTGCCGTCATGGCGCAATTGATGCAACCGTTCACGCCACATCTGGCCGAAGAAATCTGGGCCGCACTCGGTGGCTCGGGCCTTGTCGCTCAGGCGCCATGGCCGAAGCCGGAAGAAAATCTTCTGGTCGAGGACAGTGTCACCTTGCCCATCCAGATCAACGGCAAACGCCGCACTGAAATCACGGTTCCCGCTGCAGCAGACAAATCCACCGTCGAGGCTCTGGCACTCGAAGATGCCGCGGTGCAACGGGCACTTGATGGCGCGACCCCGAAGAAAATCATCGTCGTGCCCGGTCGGATTGTGAATGTCGTGGTCTGA
- a CDS encoding DUF3576 domain-containing protein yields the protein MAAKATLVTICVATMLLGGCGSDADSKVTSSAGRDEVERPTQRRSSSFFDLFGDNEEDQKIGVNRYLWAASLDTLSILPISSADPFSGVIATDWGRVNGASQPYRVTVYITEPALEARSLRVAVFRQSGGRAIAVSDDVAKEIENAILTRARQIRVAEAGRRS from the coding sequence ATGGCGGCCAAGGCAACATTAGTGACGATCTGCGTGGCGACGATGCTGCTTGGCGGGTGCGGAAGCGACGCTGACAGCAAAGTGACGTCTTCTGCTGGTCGCGACGAAGTCGAACGGCCGACACAGCGCCGCTCTTCCTCGTTCTTTGACCTGTTCGGTGACAACGAGGAAGATCAGAAGATCGGCGTCAATCGTTATCTCTGGGCGGCCTCGCTCGACACGCTTTCAATTCTTCCCATCTCCTCGGCGGATCCGTTCTCCGGCGTCATTGCCACGGACTGGGGACGCGTCAACGGTGCGTCGCAGCCTTATCGTGTCACGGTTTACATCACCGAACCGGCGCTTGAGGCCCGCTCTCTTCGCGTAGCGGTGTTCCGTCAGTCCGGCGGGCGGGCAATCGCGGTAAGCGACGACGTCGCCAAGGAAATCGAGAACGCCATCCTCACCCGCGCGCGCCAGATCCGCGTGGCAGAGGCGGGGCGGCGCAGCTGA
- a CDS encoding porin translates to MKNVLFATTALVAFGGAAFADAHEGGPVSFSGSAELGITYTDADGAPNDGIDFVGDYGLDITLSGTSDAGISFGANVEIEHDASNAGTGEDIDDFNVFVSGSFGTLTLGDVDSGFDFVSIGIDTGGLADEADYYAWDSGLDGANDGIILRYDITYSGVTFAASVEQGTGVEDDVYAVGLGYAGSFGSADVGFAVAYTEQDEDEVIHIGASVGFSGLDIKGSYQLAEIGGVDTDTIEASVAYSTGAITVGANTHITTGDVEDESYGVFGEYDLGGGLSLVGAVSTSNISGDDVINAGMGFAMSF, encoded by the coding sequence ATGAAAAACGTTCTCTTCGCAACGACGGCACTGGTCGCTTTTGGCGGCGCTGCTTTCGCTGACGCACACGAAGGTGGCCCGGTCTCCTTCTCCGGTTCCGCCGAACTGGGTATCACCTACACCGACGCAGATGGCGCCCCGAACGACGGTATCGACTTCGTTGGCGACTACGGCCTGGACATCACGCTGTCCGGCACGTCCGACGCAGGCATCTCTTTCGGTGCAAACGTTGAAATCGAGCACGACGCTTCCAACGCCGGTACTGGCGAAGACATCGACGACTTCAACGTCTTCGTGTCCGGTTCCTTCGGTACCCTGACGCTCGGTGACGTCGACTCCGGTTTCGACTTCGTGTCCATCGGTATCGACACCGGCGGTCTGGCTGACGAAGCTGACTACTACGCATGGGATTCCGGCCTTGACGGTGCGAACGACGGCATCATCCTGCGCTACGACATCACCTACTCCGGCGTAACGTTCGCTGCATCCGTTGAGCAGGGCACAGGCGTTGAAGACGACGTTTACGCAGTTGGTCTCGGCTATGCCGGTTCCTTCGGTTCCGCTGACGTTGGCTTCGCAGTTGCCTACACAGAGCAGGACGAAGACGAAGTCATCCACATCGGTGCTTCCGTTGGCTTCTCCGGCCTGGACATCAAAGGTTCCTACCAGCTGGCAGAAATCGGTGGTGTTGACACGGACACGATCGAAGCATCCGTTGCTTACTCCACGGGCGCAATCACTGTTGGTGCCAACACGCACATCACAACGGGTGACGTCGAAGACGAATCCTACGGTGTGTTCGGTGAATACGACCTCGGTGGCGGTCTCTCCCTCGTGGGTGCCGTTTCCACGTCCAACATCTCCGGCGACGACGTGATCAACGCGGGCATGGGCTTCGCGATGTCCTTCTGA
- a CDS encoding polysaccharide biosynthesis protein produces MGNLHNTMTRGQKAAVLLSLDGIFMCIALFTALQLRLGELWPVQYFPEATGLFILMPLIGMAFSWWMGIPRIVLRTFERRALLRLGQFALIMAVVCAILDWDYRFGLPRSIPGIWAAVFLFYAVFSRLFLLDLMDRFQSRTTPKKAVLIYGAGSTGQQLMAALQGSPDVKPVGFLDDNPALRRVEVSGLRVFQPDDLQTLVDRRGVAQVILAMPSLAPAKQRRILERLKVSKVEVLTLPSFETMLDGRALRDQLRPVSVDDLLGRDTVDLSSAEISSAYTGRTILISGAGGSIGSELCRQILETSPARIVLYEQSEYALYQIDMELRAIAPATVQIVAVLGSVCDSARVSRTLQMYDVEIVLHAAAYKHVPLVEDNAVEGARNNILGTRTLADAAEAAGVQRFILVSTDKAVRPTNIMGATKRMAELVIQDRQTRSRGTIFTMVRFGNVLGSSGSVIPLFRKQIQAGGPVTLTHPDVTRYFMTIPEAAQLVLLAGSFAEGGEVFVLDMGKPVKIRDLARSLIELSGLSVRDDGNPDGDIAIEVTGLRPGEKLYEELLIDDSTIATPHPKILRAAEGHLSQTETASSLHEIEGAVTSGDIPSLRSTLERRLDGYKPSNPAERLSS; encoded by the coding sequence ATGGGTAATTTGCACAATACGATGACGCGTGGCCAGAAGGCAGCAGTATTGCTCAGCCTTGATGGCATCTTCATGTGCATTGCCTTGTTCACCGCCCTACAATTGCGGCTGGGCGAGTTGTGGCCGGTTCAGTATTTTCCCGAAGCGACAGGGCTGTTCATCCTCATGCCGCTGATCGGCATGGCGTTTTCCTGGTGGATGGGCATTCCCCGCATCGTCCTGCGTACGTTCGAGCGCCGCGCGCTGCTCCGGCTTGGCCAATTCGCCCTCATCATGGCGGTCGTCTGTGCCATACTGGATTGGGATTACCGTTTCGGACTACCCCGTTCCATTCCCGGCATCTGGGCCGCCGTCTTCTTGTTCTACGCAGTCTTCAGTCGGCTGTTCCTGCTCGATCTGATGGATCGGTTTCAATCACGCACAACACCGAAGAAGGCGGTGCTCATCTATGGCGCGGGCAGCACAGGCCAGCAACTCATGGCCGCGCTGCAGGGATCGCCGGATGTGAAACCGGTCGGCTTTCTCGATGACAATCCCGCCCTGCGCCGCGTGGAGGTGTCGGGATTGCGCGTCTTCCAGCCCGATGATTTGCAGACCCTGGTGGACCGGCGCGGTGTTGCTCAGGTCATTCTCGCGATGCCGTCCCTCGCCCCGGCGAAGCAACGCCGCATCCTTGAAAGGTTGAAGGTCAGCAAGGTCGAGGTTCTGACGCTGCCGTCGTTCGAAACGATGCTCGACGGCCGCGCCCTGCGCGACCAGTTGCGCCCGGTTTCGGTTGATGATCTGCTCGGTCGGGACACGGTCGATCTCTCCAGCGCAGAGATTTCATCTGCCTACACCGGCAGGACCATTCTGATTTCCGGAGCCGGGGGCTCCATCGGGTCGGAGCTTTGTCGCCAGATACTGGAGACGTCGCCCGCGCGGATCGTTCTCTATGAACAGAGTGAGTATGCGCTTTACCAAATCGACATGGAATTGCGCGCGATTGCACCCGCAACCGTGCAGATCGTCGCTGTCCTCGGCTCCGTTTGCGATTCAGCGCGGGTCTCTCGCACCCTTCAGATGTATGACGTCGAAATCGTCCTGCATGCCGCTGCCTACAAGCATGTGCCGTTGGTGGAAGACAACGCCGTCGAAGGCGCACGCAACAACATCCTCGGCACGCGCACCCTAGCGGATGCGGCCGAGGCCGCTGGCGTGCAGCGATTCATCCTTGTCTCCACCGACAAGGCCGTACGGCCCACCAACATCATGGGCGCAACGAAACGCATGGCGGAATTGGTGATCCAGGATCGCCAGACACGCTCCCGCGGGACGATTTTTACCATGGTGCGGTTCGGCAATGTCCTCGGCTCCTCCGGCTCGGTCATTCCGTTGTTCCGCAAACAGATTCAGGCGGGCGGGCCCGTCACCCTGACACACCCCGACGTCACCCGCTACTTCATGACAATACCGGAGGCCGCACAACTGGTTCTGCTGGCCGGCAGCTTCGCCGAGGGAGGTGAAGTGTTCGTTCTTGACATGGGCAAGCCGGTGAAGATCCGCGATCTGGCCCGCAGCCTGATCGAACTCTCCGGCCTCAGCGTCCGGGACGACGGCAATCCCGATGGCGACATCGCCATAGAGGTTACCGGCCTGCGACCGGGCGAGAAGCTCTATGAGGAACTTCTGATCGACGACAGCACCATCGCCACGCCGCATCCGAAGATCCTGCGGGCGGCGGAAGGCCACCTGTCACAGACGGAAACCGCGTCGAGCCTGCATGAGATAGAAGGCGCAGTTACCTCCGGCGACATTCCATCCCTGCGCAGCACGCTGGAGCGACGGCTGGACGGCTACAAGCCAAGCAACCCGGCAGAACGTCTGTCTTCCTGA
- a CDS encoding bifunctional sulfate adenylyltransferase/adenylylsulfate kinase, with amino-acid sequence MNNQNTMPIPELYVSQESAAKLKTEAGEMLSWDLSPRQICDLELLMNGGFAPLKGFLTEEDYDSVVENMRTADGKLWPMPITLDVSEAFADKIEPGTDIALRDQEGVILAILSVSDKWVPNKAREAEKVFGADDLAHPAVNYLHNIAGPVYLGGPITGIQQPVHYDYRARRNTPNELRAFFRKMGWRRIVAFQTRNPLHRAHQELTFRAAKEAQANLLIHPVVGLTKPGDIDHFTRVRCYEAVLDKYPSATTSLSLLNLAMRMAGPREAVWHGIIRANHGCTHMIVGRDHAGPGKNSAGEDFYGPYDAQELFKTYQEEIGIEMVDFKHMVWVQEKAQYEPADEVQEGMTVLNISGTELRRRLAEGLEIPEWFSFPEVVQELRRTKPAKAKQGFTIFFTGFSGSGKSTIANAVMVKLMEMGGRPVTLLDGDVVRKNLSSELGFSKEHRDLNIRRIGYVASEITKNGGIAICAPIAPYTATRRAVREDIEQYGTFVEVHVATSIEECERRDRKGLYKLAREGKIKEFTGISDPYEEPTKAELKLDTQNVDVDNCAQQVILKLESLGLIAG; translated from the coding sequence ATGAACAATCAAAACACGATGCCTATTCCCGAACTTTACGTCTCGCAGGAGAGTGCTGCGAAGCTCAAGACGGAAGCGGGCGAAATGCTCTCCTGGGATCTTTCTCCCCGTCAGATCTGCGATCTCGAATTGCTGATGAATGGCGGCTTCGCGCCTCTGAAGGGTTTTCTGACCGAAGAGGATTATGACTCGGTTGTCGAGAACATGCGGACGGCGGATGGCAAGCTCTGGCCGATGCCGATCACTCTGGATGTCAGCGAAGCCTTCGCCGACAAGATCGAACCGGGCACGGACATTGCGCTGCGAGATCAGGAGGGCGTGATTCTGGCGATCCTCTCCGTTTCCGACAAATGGGTGCCGAACAAGGCACGTGAGGCGGAAAAGGTGTTCGGAGCCGATGACCTGGCGCATCCGGCGGTGAATTATCTGCACAACATTGCCGGGCCAGTCTACCTCGGCGGTCCGATCACAGGCATTCAGCAGCCGGTGCACTACGATTACCGTGCCCGGCGTAACACGCCCAATGAGTTGCGGGCCTTCTTCCGCAAGATGGGCTGGCGGCGGATCGTGGCGTTCCAGACACGCAACCCGCTCCACCGCGCCCACCAGGAACTGACGTTCCGGGCAGCGAAGGAAGCGCAAGCCAACTTGCTGATCCATCCCGTTGTCGGCCTTACGAAGCCCGGCGACATCGACCATTTCACGCGAGTGCGCTGCTACGAGGCGGTTCTGGACAAATATCCGTCCGCCACCACATCGCTTTCACTGCTGAACCTGGCCATGCGTATGGCCGGCCCGCGTGAGGCGGTCTGGCACGGGATCATCCGCGCCAACCACGGCTGTACGCACATGATTGTGGGCCGGGATCACGCGGGACCGGGCAAGAATAGCGCGGGTGAGGATTTCTACGGGCCGTATGACGCGCAGGAATTGTTCAAGACTTATCAGGAGGAAATCGGCATCGAGATGGTCGATTTCAAACACATGGTGTGGGTGCAGGAAAAGGCGCAGTACGAGCCCGCGGACGAGGTGCAGGAAGGCATGACCGTTCTGAACATCTCCGGCACCGAACTGCGCCGCCGCCTTGCCGAGGGCCTGGAGATCCCCGAGTGGTTCTCTTTCCCTGAAGTCGTGCAGGAGTTGCGTCGCACGAAACCTGCCAAGGCAAAGCAGGGCTTCACGATCTTCTTCACCGGCTTTTCCGGTTCCGGCAAATCGACGATTGCCAATGCTGTGATGGTCAAACTGATGGAAATGGGCGGCCGCCCGGTGACACTGCTGGATGGTGACGTGGTTCGCAAGAACCTGTCTTCGGAGCTCGGATTCTCGAAAGAGCATCGAGATCTGAACATCAGGCGCATCGGCTACGTGGCATCCGAGATCACGAAAAATGGTGGTATCGCGATCTGTGCGCCCATCGCACCCTACACCGCGACCCGTCGGGCCGTGCGCGAGGATATCGAGCAGTATGGCACGTTTGTCGAAGTCCATGTCGCTACGTCCATCGAGGAATGCGAGCGCCGGGATCGAAAAGGCCTCTACAAGCTGGCGCGCGAGGGCAAGATCAAGGAATTCACCGGTATCTCAGATCCTTACGAAGAACCCACCAAGGCAGAACTGAAACTCGATACCCAGAATGTGGATGTCGACAACTGCGCACAGCAGGTGATCCTGAAACTGGAGAGCCTTGGCCTGATCGCAGGCTGA
- a CDS encoding autotransporter assembly complex protein TamA — translation MPYQKLIAVGAIALCISAPASAFELFGFRIFEGDAENDDRVEILNPLSYTAEPDIRTSDKGLRNNLLSSSDVYQRRDMPASGSAGLIVTAKADYRRLLATLYTEGFYSGAINIRINGQEAGNLSNTTQLAEPVQVTISVDPGPEYRFGETRFENRPPKFSLGENAPLDAVRRDFIAGETARADVIDEVGNEAVDAWRRAGFPLAKVSDRSVIADHPGRRVDATITLDPGRQAAFTQLGVRGTEQVSPRFVRYMAGIERGDPFTPEAIKKARDRLTRLGIFNSVRIAEGEVIRDNGLLPVVAELRDRKPRRIGVGATLSTLDGLGLEAFWLHRNVLGRAERLRFDAAVGGIGNVTEPEDYDYLASVSYRIPGVFNPDTDLELGGSVEQNVYDLYRERSVSIYGGFRRIFTDRLDGSLFFETSYSRVEDDTGTREFLTLSAPAELTFDKRDDPSDATRGYYLSGSLTPFYEVEYDSAAVQGTLDARGYISFGAERGTVLAGRIGLGTVLGGELRDLPPDMLFFAGGGGSVRGYTYKSIGTEVDGDTLGGRSLLDFSAEIRQKITTNIGVVGFLDGGYVTDDTLPFSGVDPLLGAGLGLRYRTGLGPLRLDVGTPLNGRSGDPTVAFYIGLGQAF, via the coding sequence GTGCCGTATCAGAAACTGATTGCCGTCGGTGCCATAGCCTTATGTATTTCGGCACCGGCCAGCGCGTTCGAGCTTTTCGGCTTTCGGATTTTTGAAGGTGATGCGGAAAACGACGATCGTGTCGAAATCCTGAATCCTCTTTCCTATACGGCGGAACCGGACATCCGGACATCCGACAAGGGATTGCGAAACAATTTGCTTTCCTCCTCCGATGTCTATCAACGACGGGATATGCCGGCCTCCGGCTCCGCCGGGTTAATCGTGACGGCCAAAGCAGACTATCGGCGGCTGTTGGCGACATTGTACACGGAGGGCTTTTACTCCGGCGCAATCAACATTCGGATCAATGGACAGGAGGCCGGGAACCTTTCCAATACGACACAGTTGGCCGAGCCTGTTCAGGTGACGATTTCCGTCGATCCCGGGCCGGAGTACCGCTTTGGTGAAACGCGGTTTGAGAACCGGCCTCCGAAATTCAGCCTCGGTGAAAACGCGCCACTGGATGCGGTTCGTCGGGATTTCATTGCCGGGGAAACAGCGCGGGCGGATGTGATTGACGAAGTCGGCAACGAAGCTGTCGATGCCTGGCGGCGGGCGGGGTTTCCGCTGGCCAAGGTTTCTGATCGATCCGTCATCGCCGACCACCCCGGGCGGCGTGTGGATGCCACCATCACACTTGATCCGGGCAGACAGGCTGCCTTCACGCAGCTGGGTGTGCGCGGGACGGAACAGGTAAGTCCGCGCTTCGTCCGCTATATGGCAGGCATTGAGCGGGGTGATCCCTTCACACCGGAAGCCATCAAGAAGGCTCGGGACAGGTTGACCCGGCTGGGCATCTTCAATTCCGTGCGTATCGCCGAGGGTGAAGTGATCCGTGACAACGGTCTGTTGCCGGTGGTCGCGGAACTGCGCGACCGAAAGCCGCGACGCATCGGTGTCGGCGCAACCCTCTCGACGCTTGACGGTCTTGGGTTGGAGGCATTCTGGCTGCATCGCAATGTGCTGGGCCGCGCGGAGCGGTTGCGGTTCGACGCCGCTGTCGGTGGTATTGGCAATGTTACGGAGCCGGAAGACTACGACTACCTCGCCAGTGTGAGCTATCGAATTCCCGGCGTCTTCAACCCCGATACCGATCTCGAACTCGGGGGGTCTGTGGAACAGAACGTATACGATCTGTACCGTGAGCGCTCGGTGTCAATCTACGGCGGATTTCGCCGTATCTTTACCGATCGGCTGGATGGCAGCCTGTTTTTTGAAACGTCGTATTCCCGCGTTGAAGATGATACCGGAACCCGCGAATTCCTGACGCTTTCCGCACCGGCCGAACTGACTTTCGACAAGCGCGATGATCCGAGCGACGCGACACGGGGCTACTATCTTTCCGGCAGCCTTACGCCCTTCTACGAAGTCGAATACGACTCTGCCGCCGTGCAGGGTACACTGGACGCGCGCGGCTACATTTCCTTCGGGGCAGAACGGGGAACCGTACTTGCCGGGCGGATCGGGCTGGGTACCGTGCTCGGCGGGGAATTGCGGGATCTGCCGCCTGACATGCTGTTCTTTGCCGGTGGAGGTGGGTCGGTTCGCGGCTACACCTACAAGTCCATCGGCACGGAAGTTGACGGCGACACTCTCGGCGGGCGTTCGCTTCTCGATTTTTCGGCAGAGATCCGGCAGAAGATAACGACCAACATCGGCGTTGTAGGGTTCCTTGATGGTGGTTACGTCACCGACGATACGCTGCCGTTTTCTGGTGTCGATCCGTTGCTCGGCGCTGGCCTCGGATTGCGGTACCGCACCGGGCTGGGGCCGCTGAGGCTGGATGTTGGCACACCGCTGAATGGCCGTTCAGGTGACCCGACTGTCGCGTTTTACATCGGTCTCGGACAGGCGTTCTGA